AAAATATCTTAAATTGAAAAAAACTGATATTAATGATACTTATTTAGAAGCTACTAATAATATCTTTAAAGTTTATGATTCAAAAATACATACACAAATATATAAAAAGATTGCATATGCAAAACATTTTAAGAAAAGTGAAGAACATAGCTTTGAATATATATTTGAGAATAAGACATTCTATTTCGAAATAACTATTCTTCCTGTATTAAGTAGTGATAAAGTTTATCAAGGACTTATGATATTATTAAAAGATGCTACGGAAAAAGAGAAAGAAAAAATATATAAAAAAGAACAAGAAGATATTCTTTTTCAACAAGCAAAAATGGCAGATTTAGGAGAGATGATTGCAGCTGTTTCCCATCAATGGAGACAACCTTTAAACTCTTTATCTATAATGGTTGGAAACTTACTACAATTTAGACAATTTGGTCGTTTATCAGATGAAATGTTTGAAGAAAATTTAAATCATTGTATGACAAATATCCATTATTTAGCAGATACGATTGAAACTTTTAGAAACTTTTATAAGCCAAGTAAAAAATGTCAAAAATTTCATGTAGATAAAGCAATTGATGAAGTTTTTTATATAATTTCTCCTCATTTTAAAACTCTTGGTATAAATTTACAAATTATAAAAGATGAAAGAGAAGATATGACTTGTTTAAATTATAAAAATGAGTTTCAACAAATAGTTGCAAATTTAATGCATAATGCAAAAGATGCTATAATAGAAGATAAAAATTATTCAAAAACTATTGAAGTAGAGATTAAAACACTTGATGATAATTTTTATATTAGTTTCAAAGATTATGGTTGTGGTATTTCTAAAAAAATACAAAATCAACTATTTCAATCTTTTGCAACAACAAAAAAAGATAAAGGCACAGGAAAAGGTCTTTATTTGTCAAAGCTTATTGCAAAAAATAAATTAATGGGAAGTTTAACTATTAAAAATTATAGTAATCCTACTGAATTTTTAATTGTATTACCATCACAAAAGGAAGAAAATGGTTGATTCAAAGGTACTGAATAAATTATCAAATATTCATGTTTTAATTGTTGAAGATGATGAAATGACTGCCCATGTGATTCATCAATCATTGAACTTTTATTGTAAAAAAGTTGATATTGCAAACAATGGGATTGAGGGTTTTGAACTTTATGAAAAAAATAAGCCTGATGTTGTTATTGCTGATATAAATATGCCAGAAATGAGCGGTTTAGAAATGGCAGAAGCTTTACATGAAATTTGCCCTCATTTGCCTATTATTATAATGACTTCATATGATAGTTCTGAAAATATGCTTGAAAGTATTAATCAAGGTGCATATAGTTATTTAAGAAAACCTATAAGAATTGAAGAGTTACAAACAGCACTTTTAATGGCAACAAAAAATATTTATAACTCAAATATAAAATTAGAAGATGATTTTCATTATGATTGTGCTTCAAAGAACTTATATGATGGGTACAAATTAATAAAACTTACAAAAACAGAAAAAGAGTTGGTTCATTTGCTTATGTCAAATATAAATAAAGTAGTTGATTTTACAACTATTGAAAGTTATGTATGGCAAGAAAAAAGTA
The window above is part of the Malaciobacter marinus genome. Proteins encoded here:
- a CDS encoding cache domain-containing protein, encoding MKKPFFKNIKLILIFSFIFLGLISSNYMVNLQILQGMIKDQQTNTIKSASKRISKWLDQKIDSMNVIKTFIKNLDHETHPEYIQNLLLQSKEVANFANVYVGYEDDIILSGLKWDRPTNYDTIKRPWYIKTTNRNSTTITDPYYDVGFKKVVVAICTPFLEKNKKQAVVCGILPLNNIRNEVLDIPLPYDGIAYLMDRHGKILLHPNKEQELKNSVYGLLAKERTTTVNNELNEYIFSHDHINQSNWFIIAQLNKNSVYEKINLQLIINLTIYGLSLLGFIFLNMLYTKKQNISDEKLKKTETLLNHFIDYGGRGILIADSKNKILFFNSLFTKYLKLKKTDINDTYLEATNNIFKVYDSKIHTQIYKKIAYAKHFKKSEEHSFEYIFENKTFYFEITILPVLSSDKVYQGLMILLKDATEKEKEKIYKKEQEDILFQQAKMADLGEMIAAVSHQWRQPLNSLSIMVGNLLQFRQFGRLSDEMFEENLNHCMTNIHYLADTIETFRNFYKPSKKCQKFHVDKAIDEVFYIISPHFKTLGINLQIIKDEREDMTCLNYKNEFQQIVANLMHNAKDAIIEDKNYSKTIEVEIKTLDDNFYISFKDYGCGISKKIQNQLFQSFATTKKDKGTGKGLYLSKLIAKNKLMGSLTIKNYSNPTEFLIVLPSQKEENG
- a CDS encoding response regulator transcription factor; its protein translation is MVDSKVLNKLSNIHVLIVEDDEMTAHVIHQSLNFYCKKVDIANNGIEGFELYEKNKPDVVIADINMPEMSGLEMAEALHEICPHLPIIIMTSYDSSENMLESINQGAYSYLRKPIRIEELQTALLMATKNIYNSNIKLEDDFHYDCASKNLYDGYKLIKLTKTEKELVHLLMSNINKVVDFTTIESYVWQEKSMSIEALRMCVKKIRAKSYLKLIESVPGCGYIINEKSND